In Providencia zhijiangensis, a single window of DNA contains:
- a CDS encoding methionine synthase — MKILLPTSTAGSLPKPSWLAEPEKLWSPWKLNNEELIAGKQDALRLSLDDQLRAGIDIVSDGEQTRQHFVTTFIEHLSGVDFEKRQVVKIRDRYDASVPTVVGAVARQKPVFVDDAKYLRQLTDKPIKWALPGPMTMIDTLYDSHYKSREKLAWEFAKILNQEARELEAAGVDIIQFDEPAFNVFFDEVNDWGIATLERAIEGLKCETAVHICYGYGIKANTDWKKTLGSEWRQYEEAFPKLQSSNIDIVSLECHNSNVPMDLIELIRGKKVMVGAIDVATNTVETPEEVANTLRKALQFVDADKLYPSTNCGMAPLSRDVARGKLNALSAGAEIIRKELGA, encoded by the coding sequence ATGAAAATATTATTACCCACTTCCACCGCCGGCAGCTTGCCGAAACCATCTTGGTTAGCAGAACCAGAAAAACTCTGGTCGCCATGGAAATTGAACAACGAAGAACTTATCGCTGGCAAACAAGATGCCCTGCGTTTATCTCTGGACGATCAATTACGTGCGGGCATCGACATCGTTAGCGATGGCGAACAAACTCGCCAACACTTTGTGACTACCTTTATTGAACACTTGAGTGGCGTGGATTTTGAAAAACGCCAAGTCGTCAAAATTCGTGACCGTTACGATGCCAGTGTACCAACCGTTGTGGGCGCTGTTGCTCGCCAAAAGCCAGTGTTTGTGGATGATGCCAAATATCTGCGTCAACTCACTGACAAGCCGATTAAATGGGCACTGCCGGGTCCAATGACCATGATCGACACGCTCTATGATAGCCACTATAAAAGCCGTGAAAAATTGGCGTGGGAGTTTGCTAAAATTCTTAACCAAGAAGCCAGAGAGTTAGAAGCCGCAGGCGTCGATATCATCCAGTTTGATGAACCGGCATTTAACGTATTTTTTGATGAAGTGAATGACTGGGGAATTGCTACCCTCGAAAGAGCCATTGAAGGACTGAAATGCGAAACTGCGGTACATATCTGTTATGGCTATGGCATCAAAGCCAATACCGATTGGAAAAAAACGTTGGGTTCTGAGTGGAGACAATACGAAGAAGCTTTCCCGAAACTGCAAAGCTCGAATATCGATATCGTTTCACTGGAATGCCACAACTCCAACGTTCCAATGGACTTAATTGAACTTATCCGTGGTAAAAAAGTGATGGTCGGCGCGATTGATGTGGCAACCAACACTGTCGAAACCCCAGAAGAAGTCGCCAATACATTGCGAAAAGCCCTACAATTTGTTGATGCAGACAAACTTTATCCATCAACTAACTGCGGCATGGCGCCATTATCTCGCGATGTTGCCAGAGGGAAACTTAACGCTTTAAGCGCAGGCGCGGAAATCATCCGAAAAGAACTAGGCGCATAA
- a CDS encoding isoaspartyl peptidase/L-asparaginase family protein, translating to MKLSLLGCLLAASFSLHAYAASEPPIRLVIHGGAGTITKSTITPEQEKEYQAKLTEALEAGYAVLNKGGSSLDAVQASINVMEDSPLFNAGKGAVFTHEGKNEMDASIMDGSNRKAGAVAGVTNIKNPINAAYAVMTKSPHVMMVSKGAEQFAAEQGLEIVDPSYFRTDFRWQQLQKAKEKEKVVLDHDGKTAALFIDPMMYDYKYGTVGAVALDKNGNIAAGTSTGGMTNKRFGRVGDSPIIGAGNYADNNTVAVSATGSGEMFIRTATAHNIAAQVKYNKTPIDQAARNALDEVKELNGSGGVIVLDKTGNYAMEFNSEGMYRGTIGNDGKPQVAIYKND from the coding sequence ATGAAATTATCTCTACTAGGATGTTTATTGGCAGCTTCATTTTCTTTGCACGCTTATGCCGCAAGCGAGCCACCAATCCGATTAGTGATCCACGGGGGAGCAGGTACCATTACCAAAAGCACCATTACTCCAGAACAAGAAAAAGAGTATCAAGCAAAACTGACCGAAGCCTTAGAAGCAGGCTATGCGGTGCTCAACAAAGGCGGTAGTAGCCTTGATGCAGTACAAGCCTCTATTAACGTGATGGAAGATTCCCCACTATTTAACGCAGGAAAAGGCGCTGTATTTACCCATGAAGGTAAAAATGAAATGGATGCGTCGATTATGGATGGTAGCAACCGTAAAGCGGGTGCTGTAGCTGGCGTCACCAACATTAAAAACCCGATTAATGCCGCTTATGCTGTCATGACCAAAAGTCCTCATGTCATGATGGTTTCTAAAGGTGCCGAACAATTCGCTGCGGAACAAGGCCTTGAAATCGTTGACCCATCGTATTTCCGCACTGACTTCCGTTGGCAGCAACTTCAAAAAGCCAAAGAAAAAGAGAAAGTGGTACTCGACCATGACGGTAAAACTGCCGCTCTCTTTATTGACCCAATGATGTATGACTACAAATATGGCACCGTTGGCGCGGTCGCTCTCGATAAAAACGGTAATATCGCTGCAGGAACATCCACCGGAGGCATGACCAACAAACGCTTCGGGCGCGTCGGTGACTCCCCAATCATTGGTGCAGGGAACTACGCTGACAACAATACCGTCGCCGTTTCAGCCACAGGCTCCGGCGAAATGTTTATCCGTACCGCCACCGCCCACAATATCGCCGCCCAAGTCAAATACAACAAAACACCTATCGACCAAGCCGCCCGTAATGCGCTGGATGAAGTCAAAGAGCTGAACGGAAGTGGGGGTGTGATTGTGTTGGATAAAACCGGTAACTACGCGATGGAGTTTAACTCAGAAGGGATGTACCGCGGAACAATCGGTAATGATGGTAAACCGCAAGTCGCGATTTATAAAAACGATTAA
- a CDS encoding amidohydrolase family protein: MNSEQLSGRREFLTTSAKVVAACTLLGSVSAGAAAQSAPKSGVSRITDKHYYLDDALLETGFNFRDSTVIGTQTELKTIEINDGKIVAVLPNKQHPNAVLNTYSAQGKLMLPAFRDMHIHLDKTFYGGPWQAPQSREGKTIMDMITLEQKMLPELQPFTQERAHALIDLIQSHGSTIARSHCNIEPVSGLKNLEALQTVLDKRQQDLTCEIVAFPQHGLLLSKSVPLMREAMQAGAHYVGGLDPTNVDGAMEKSLDAMFQIALDYNKGVDIHLHETSPAGLAAINYMIKTVDENRSLRGKVTISHAFALAILNPEDADAMAKRLAEQQITIASTVPIGTLHMPLKTLNKNGVFVMTGTDSVIDHWSPFGLGDMLEKANLYAQLYTRPDELALSRSLAIATGNVLPLDEKGQQVWPAKGDDASFVLVDASCSAEAVARISPRQAAFHKGYLASGTVEKSLG; the protein is encoded by the coding sequence ATGAATTCAGAACAGTTGTCTGGTCGCAGAGAGTTTCTGACGACAAGTGCAAAAGTGGTGGCCGCTTGTACATTATTAGGTTCAGTATCTGCGGGAGCGGCGGCTCAAAGCGCACCGAAGTCCGGTGTTTCTCGTATTACAGATAAACATTATTATCTTGATGATGCCCTACTCGAAACTGGTTTTAATTTCCGTGATAGTACGGTGATTGGGACGCAAACTGAGCTAAAAACCATCGAAATTAATGATGGAAAAATCGTGGCGGTGTTACCCAATAAACAGCATCCAAATGCCGTTTTGAATACGTACAGTGCGCAAGGCAAATTGATGCTTCCTGCATTTCGAGATATGCATATTCATCTGGATAAAACCTTTTACGGAGGACCTTGGCAAGCGCCACAGTCCCGTGAAGGAAAAACCATTATGGATATGATAACCCTTGAACAAAAAATGTTGCCTGAATTACAGCCTTTTACGCAAGAAAGGGCGCATGCGTTGATTGATTTAATTCAATCTCATGGTTCGACCATCGCACGCAGCCATTGCAACATTGAGCCTGTTTCTGGATTGAAAAACCTTGAAGCACTGCAAACGGTGTTGGATAAGCGTCAGCAAGATCTCACGTGCGAAATTGTGGCTTTCCCACAACATGGTTTACTGCTATCCAAATCAGTCCCTTTGATGCGAGAAGCGATGCAAGCGGGGGCACACTATGTGGGCGGGCTAGATCCGACTAATGTTGATGGTGCGATGGAAAAATCCCTTGATGCGATGTTCCAGATTGCACTGGATTATAACAAAGGGGTTGATATCCACCTGCATGAGACAAGCCCAGCGGGGCTTGCGGCTATCAACTATATGATAAAAACCGTGGATGAAAACCGTAGCTTGCGTGGCAAGGTGACAATTAGTCATGCCTTTGCATTAGCTATATTAAATCCTGAAGATGCCGATGCGATGGCAAAACGCTTGGCTGAGCAGCAGATCACTATAGCGTCGACCGTGCCTATCGGGACATTGCATATGCCATTAAAAACGTTGAATAAAAATGGTGTGTTTGTGATGACAGGGACTGACAGTGTGATTGATCACTGGTCGCCATTTGGTCTCGGGGATATGTTAGAAAAAGCCAATTTATATGCGCAGTTGTACACGCGCCCTGATGAGTTGGCATTATCTCGCTCCCTTGCTATCGCCACGGGCAATGTATTGCCACTGGATGAAAAGGGCCAGCAAGTGTGGCCAGCAAAAGGAGATGATGCCAGTTTTGTGCTGGTGGATGCCTCTTGCTCAGCAGAGGCGGTTGCGCGTATTTCTCCAAGACAAGCTGCGTTCCATAAAGGGTATTTGGCCAGTGGCACAGTTGAAAAGTCATTGGGCTGA
- a CDS encoding carbamate kinase family protein translates to MKELVVVAIGGNSIIKDNSSQSIEAQEKAVQEVAQHISDMLKGNYNIVLTHGNGPQVGLDLRRAEIAHVTEGLPLTPLANCVADTQGGIGYLVQQALTNVLAKQQHRQAVTVVTQVEVDKNDPNFAAPTKPIGAFFSKEQAEVLQQENPDWHFVEDSGRGYRRVVASPEPKRVIESAAIRTLTEHDYVVVAAGGGGIPVVNNGQGGYQSVDAVIDKDLSTTLLAKELNADILIITTGVEKVCIHFGKPEQKALGETSTTDMQRYMAEGHFPAGSMLPKIEASLSFIANGGKRVIITTPEALPAALRGETGTHIIQG, encoded by the coding sequence ATGAAAGAACTCGTGGTTGTTGCCATCGGGGGCAACAGTATTATTAAAGATAACAGCAGCCAATCCATTGAAGCTCAAGAAAAAGCGGTTCAGGAAGTGGCTCAGCACATCAGCGATATGCTTAAAGGTAATTACAATATTGTGCTGACTCACGGTAATGGGCCGCAGGTAGGGTTGGATTTGCGTCGCGCTGAAATCGCTCATGTGACGGAAGGCTTACCGTTAACACCTCTGGCTAACTGTGTAGCAGATACTCAAGGAGGGATTGGCTATTTAGTCCAGCAAGCACTCACTAACGTATTAGCGAAACAGCAACATCGCCAAGCGGTAACGGTAGTGACCCAAGTGGAAGTCGATAAAAATGACCCAAACTTTGCGGCACCGACTAAGCCGATTGGCGCATTTTTCAGTAAAGAACAAGCGGAAGTATTGCAGCAGGAAAACCCAGATTGGCACTTTGTTGAAGATTCAGGGCGTGGATATCGCCGTGTAGTGGCATCCCCTGAACCTAAACGAGTCATCGAATCAGCGGCAATTCGCACATTGACCGAACATGATTATGTAGTTGTTGCGGCAGGCGGTGGTGGGATCCCTGTGGTGAATAATGGGCAGGGCGGTTATCAAAGTGTAGATGCCGTTATTGATAAAGACTTATCGACCACGCTACTGGCGAAAGAGCTCAATGCGGACATTTTGATCATCACTACGGGCGTCGAAAAAGTGTGTATTCACTTTGGCAAACCGGAACAAAAAGCCCTTGGTGAAACTTCCACGACCGATATGCAACGTTATATGGCAGAGGGGCATTTCCCAGCGGGGAGCATGCTACCGAAAATCGAAGCCAGTTTATCGTTTATCGCTAATGGCGGTAAGCGCGTGATTATCACGACTCCTGAAGCGCTACCTGCGGCATTACGTGGCGAGACGGGAACCCATATTATTCAAGGCTAA
- a CDS encoding xanthine permease: protein MSLLNIKWKRGDLAAYFGLMTNNLTNLLTMMGLLIFVVGIPAEIVYGRIAPAFGFAVLLASVSYAYFGQQMIKQTGRNDVTALPSGPSAPSIFTVTFLVIMPVYQTTKDPEFALQIALVWCFVESMILVGGSFLGETIRKMIPRTVLLSCLSGLGLLLLAMNPMLQAFEAPTVSFIVLLLIFINWFGKKPIFARIPTGLLLLIAGSALAWISGLQSPEAITASMASFGFNPPSIHVDSFFQGLPHALPYLASAVPLGLANYIFDLENIESAHAAGDEYNTRKVMLANGLSSTVGVVLGNPFPVTVYVGHAGWKAMGASVGYTLASGITMFIVPLFGIGAFMLAVIPMTAIVPILVFIGVVTANQVVRETPKVEVPVIFICLFPWIANWALTMVNSVMGAAGTSASAIGTEVLLHKGVYYQGLVHLGNGAPLASMLWGCIAIFAILNKPLRGAIAAAVGAVLVFFGIIHSPAVGIATGSALMFVYAYLMMAALFVIKHFLDGRQSVEQQQAEKAEKLKS, encoded by the coding sequence ATGAGTCTATTAAATATTAAATGGAAACGTGGTGATTTGGCGGCCTATTTTGGTTTGATGACCAATAACCTCACGAACCTACTCACCATGATGGGCTTACTGATTTTTGTTGTCGGCATCCCAGCGGAAATTGTTTATGGTCGTATCGCGCCAGCGTTTGGTTTTGCTGTATTGCTTGCCAGTGTAAGTTACGCTTACTTTGGTCAGCAGATGATCAAACAAACGGGACGAAATGACGTCACGGCACTGCCATCAGGGCCAAGCGCACCTTCTATTTTCACCGTAACCTTCTTAGTGATCATGCCGGTTTACCAAACCACCAAAGATCCTGAATTTGCTCTGCAAATTGCGTTGGTCTGGTGCTTTGTGGAATCAATGATTTTAGTGGGTGGATCTTTCCTCGGTGAAACCATCCGTAAGATGATCCCACGTACCGTATTATTATCGTGCTTATCGGGTCTAGGATTATTGTTACTGGCAATGAACCCGATGTTGCAAGCATTTGAAGCGCCAACGGTATCGTTTATTGTCCTGCTGTTAATTTTCATCAACTGGTTTGGTAAAAAGCCTATCTTTGCACGTATTCCTACAGGGTTGCTGCTGCTTATTGCGGGTTCTGCCTTAGCATGGATTTCGGGCTTACAAAGCCCAGAAGCGATTACAGCATCAATGGCATCATTTGGTTTTAACCCGCCAAGTATCCATGTGGATAGCTTCTTCCAAGGTTTACCTCACGCACTGCCGTACTTAGCCTCAGCGGTACCTTTAGGTTTAGCGAACTACATCTTTGACCTTGAAAATATTGAAAGTGCTCACGCAGCGGGTGATGAATACAACACACGTAAAGTGATGCTAGCAAACGGTTTATCTTCAACTGTGGGCGTCGTGCTAGGCAACCCATTCCCTGTGACTGTGTATGTGGGTCATGCGGGTTGGAAAGCGATGGGCGCGAGTGTGGGTTATACCTTAGCATCCGGTATCACCATGTTTATCGTACCGTTATTTGGTATCGGCGCATTTATGCTCGCGGTGATCCCAATGACGGCCATTGTCCCTATCTTAGTATTTATTGGTGTGGTGACTGCCAACCAAGTGGTGCGAGAAACACCGAAAGTCGAAGTGCCTGTGATTTTTATCTGTCTATTCCCATGGATTGCGAACTGGGCACTGACGATGGTTAATAGTGTCATGGGAGCGGCAGGGACGTCTGCAAGCGCGATTGGTACGGAAGTTCTGTTACACAAAGGTGTTTACTATCAAGGCCTGGTTCACTTAGGTAACGGTGCACCACTGGCAAGTATGTTATGGGGCTGTATTGCTATCTTCGCTATCTTAAACAAGCCGTTACGTGGTGCGATTGCGGCGGCAGTGGGGGCGGTATTGGTCTTCTTTGGCATCATCCATTCCCCAGCTGTAGGTATTGCAACAGGTTCGGCATTGATGTTTGTCTACGCATACCTCATGATGGCGGCTTTGTTTGTTATCAAACACTTTTTAGATGGTCGCCAATCAGTGGAGCAGCAACAAGCTGAAAAAGCTGAAAAGCTGAAAAGCTGA
- a CDS encoding DUF1116 domain-containing protein, with translation MTSLFKQPLNVINIGIEMFSDDLKKQHVPVTQLNWTPPGQGNVAVIRALDQIEGNAALQEKIAEANAQALERIIQSQPVLVGYDQAINVVPGMTKNTILHAGPPVAWKDMCGAMKGAVTGALVFEGLAKDLADAERVAASGEIIFSPCHEHDCVGSMAGVTSASMFMHIVENKTYGNRAFTNLSEQMAKILRMGANDQSVIDRLNWMRDVLGPMLRDAMKIVGEIDLRLMLAQALHMGDECHNRNNAGTTLLIQALTTGIIQTNFTVAQQKEVFDFVASSDYFSGPTWMAMCKASMDAAHGIEYSTVVTTMARNGYEFGLRISGLPGQWFTGPSQQVIGPMFAGYKPEDSGLDIGDSAITETYGIGGFAMATAPAIVALVGGTVEEAVDFSRQMREITLGENPNVTIPLLGFMGIPTAIDITKVAASGILPVINTAIAHKDAGIGMIGAGIVHPPFDCFEKAMLSYAKHYA, from the coding sequence ATGACTTCATTATTTAAACAACCATTGAATGTTATCAATATCGGCATTGAGATGTTCAGTGATGATCTGAAAAAACAGCACGTTCCGGTGACTCAACTGAATTGGACGCCGCCGGGTCAAGGTAACGTTGCGGTGATTCGCGCGCTTGACCAAATTGAAGGCAACGCAGCGTTACAAGAAAAAATCGCAGAAGCGAACGCACAAGCGCTTGAGCGCATTATTCAGTCCCAGCCAGTACTCGTGGGTTATGACCAAGCCATTAATGTGGTACCGGGCATGACGAAAAACACCATCCTACATGCCGGTCCGCCAGTGGCATGGAAAGATATGTGTGGTGCGATGAAAGGCGCGGTAACAGGTGCTTTAGTTTTTGAAGGATTGGCGAAAGACTTAGCGGATGCGGAACGTGTAGCAGCTTCTGGTGAAATTATCTTTTCCCCATGCCATGAACATGATTGCGTAGGTTCAATGGCGGGTGTGACATCGGCATCGATGTTTATGCATATTGTCGAAAACAAAACTTACGGCAACCGCGCATTCACTAACTTGAGTGAGCAGATGGCAAAAATCTTGCGCATGGGTGCCAATGACCAAAGCGTTATTGACCGCTTGAATTGGATGCGCGATGTGCTGGGGCCAATGCTGCGTGACGCCATGAAAATCGTCGGTGAAATCGACCTGCGTTTAATGTTGGCGCAAGCGTTACATATGGGTGATGAATGCCATAACCGTAACAATGCGGGAACAACATTGCTGATCCAAGCATTAACAACAGGAATTATTCAAACCAATTTTACGGTTGCACAGCAAAAAGAAGTCTTTGATTTCGTGGCAAGTAGCGACTATTTCTCTGGCCCTACATGGATGGCAATGTGTAAAGCGTCAATGGATGCAGCACACGGTATTGAATACAGTACTGTTGTGACCACCATGGCGCGTAATGGTTATGAGTTTGGTTTACGCATTAGCGGCTTGCCGGGGCAGTGGTTTACAGGCCCTTCTCAGCAAGTGATTGGTCCAATGTTCGCAGGTTATAAACCGGAAGACTCAGGTTTAGATATTGGTGACTCGGCTATCACAGAAACTTACGGGATTGGTGGATTTGCGATGGCAACAGCACCGGCTATCGTGGCGCTCGTTGGGGGAACCGTTGAGGAAGCGGTGGATTTCTCTCGCCAAATGCGAGAGATCACCCTTGGAGAGAACCCGAACGTCACCATTCCATTATTAGGTTTTATGGGAATTCCGACAGCGATTGATATCACGAAAGTCGCAGCTAGTGGCATTCTTCCGGTGATTAACACGGCGATTGCACATAAAGATGCAGGTATTGGAATGATTGGGGCAGGGATTGTACACCCTCCGTTTGATTGCTTCGAAAAAGCGATGCTGTCTTACGCGAAACACTATGCATAG
- the fdrA gene encoding acyl-CoA synthetase FdrA, with amino-acid sequence MSTKVVIKKNTYFDSVSLMSISTKANQLENVEQAFVAMATEMNKGVLRNLGLLTPELEEAKNGDLMIVIKGPSDEANDATLIAIEELFNKKNQGGGQHEAKYATINSAKTHIPDANLAVISVNGQFAAREARIALENDLNVMLFSDNVSIDDELALKQLASQKGLLMMGPDCGTAIINGTALCFGNNVRRGSIGIIGASGTGSQELSVRIHEFGAGVSQLIGTGGRDLSEKIGGIMMIDALKMLDADDETQVIALISKPPAPMVAKKVLEQAEKCHKPVVVCFLGSQPLPDDKPGLTFAQGTKEAALKAVLLTGIRKEDLDLHPLNLPLIDEVRALLKPEQKYIRGLFCGGTLCDEAMFAALEKYDDVYSNIQPNPDYRLKDINKSVAHTFLDFGDDDFTNGKPHPMIDPTNRIERLLQEARDPEVGVIMMDFVLGFGSHEDPVGVMIDAIKTAKEIAKQEGRELVILGYVLGTDQDTPSMDAQVKMLTDAGVIWASSSTNTGLLGREFVWKGEKA; translated from the coding sequence ATGTCGACTAAAGTGGTCATAAAAAAGAATACCTATTTTGATTCCGTGTCATTGATGTCTATTTCCACCAAAGCCAACCAACTTGAAAATGTTGAGCAAGCCTTTGTGGCAATGGCAACAGAAATGAATAAAGGTGTATTAAGAAACTTAGGTTTATTAACACCAGAATTAGAAGAAGCCAAAAACGGCGATTTAATGATAGTGATTAAAGGGCCTAGCGATGAAGCCAATGATGCGACATTGATTGCTATCGAAGAGCTGTTTAACAAGAAAAACCAAGGTGGCGGGCAGCATGAAGCCAAATACGCCACAATCAATTCTGCAAAAACACACATTCCTGATGCTAACTTAGCGGTTATTTCGGTTAATGGGCAATTTGCGGCTCGTGAAGCGCGTATTGCACTGGAAAATGATCTCAACGTGATGCTGTTCTCCGATAACGTCTCGATTGACGATGAGCTGGCGCTGAAACAGTTAGCGAGCCAAAAAGGGCTGTTGATGATGGGACCAGACTGTGGGACAGCGATCATCAATGGGACAGCCCTGTGTTTTGGTAACAATGTTCGTCGCGGTAGCATCGGAATTATTGGGGCATCCGGTACGGGGAGCCAAGAACTGAGTGTGCGCATCCATGAATTTGGCGCCGGAGTTTCTCAGCTAATCGGTACGGGGGGTCGTGACCTAAGTGAAAAAATTGGCGGCATCATGATGATTGATGCACTGAAAATGCTGGATGCGGATGATGAAACCCAAGTCATTGCACTCATTTCTAAGCCACCAGCACCTATGGTTGCCAAAAAAGTGTTAGAACAAGCTGAAAAATGCCATAAGCCAGTGGTGGTTTGTTTCTTAGGTAGTCAACCGTTGCCGGATGATAAACCAGGCTTAACTTTTGCCCAAGGTACCAAAGAAGCTGCTTTGAAAGCGGTTTTACTGACTGGCATTCGTAAAGAAGATTTAGACCTTCACCCTCTCAACTTACCTTTAATTGATGAAGTTAGAGCGTTACTCAAACCGGAACAAAAATACATTCGTGGTCTTTTCTGTGGCGGTACATTGTGTGATGAAGCCATGTTTGCAGCGCTGGAAAAATACGATGACGTCTACAGCAATATTCAACCTAATCCTGACTACCGTCTGAAAGATATCAATAAAAGTGTCGCCCATACCTTCCTCGACTTTGGCGATGATGATTTTACCAACGGTAAGCCACACCCAATGATCGATCCAACAAACCGCATCGAGCGTTTACTGCAAGAAGCTCGTGATCCAGAAGTTGGCGTGATCATGATGGATTTCGTGCTTGGCTTTGGCTCTCATGAAGATCCGGTCGGTGTGATGATTGACGCTATCAAAACAGCAAAAGAGATAGCGAAACAAGAAGGACGTGAACTGGTGATCCTTGGCTATGTGCTGGGTACTGACCAAGATACGCCATCGATGGATGCACAGGTCAAGATGCTCACTGACGCAGGTGTGATTTGGGCGAGTAGCAGTACCAATACAGGTTTATTAGGACGTGAATTTGTCTGGAAAGGGGAGAAAGCGTAA
- a CDS encoding DUF2877 domain-containing protein, whose amino-acid sequence MDRHQSQRQSIYGLTADAHFLDLLHQPLLTGNVEQVFNKAINFSIDNQLYTLLGSQTDNAPNSCRIINKDFLPLNIMAGDSVCILNNEIHIGEKYAISFLLCKKWNPPTVYFINEKLAEEKYRYFLQSKINEIDSILNDKTHSLFNYQGDNGFYLESSKKLNELRSRLINLLINKRHQALTNIVSQFVGLGIGLTPSGDDYLVGLMAFLLLKHHPANSFYQSFYQGIYQSKANTTPISAITLEKALNQEYRENMYQLIQCLVDGRETNIYPQILEILNIGSSSGCDMLFGIRDALFLTHYFGETHVD is encoded by the coding sequence GTGGACAGACACCAATCTCAGCGGCAAAGCATTTATGGGTTAACGGCTGATGCGCATTTCTTGGATCTTTTGCATCAGCCATTATTAACAGGGAATGTAGAGCAAGTTTTTAATAAAGCCATTAATTTTTCGATTGATAACCAACTTTATACCTTGCTTGGCTCGCAAACGGATAATGCACCTAATAGCTGCCGAATAATTAATAAGGATTTTTTACCGTTAAATATAATGGCGGGGGATTCTGTTTGTATTTTAAATAATGAAATCCATATTGGTGAGAAATATGCTATTTCATTTTTATTATGTAAAAAATGGAACCCACCAACGGTTTATTTTATTAATGAAAAATTAGCCGAAGAAAAATACCGTTATTTTCTTCAGTCTAAAATTAACGAAATTGATTCTATTTTAAATGATAAAACACACTCTCTGTTTAACTACCAAGGGGATAATGGTTTTTATCTTGAATCATCAAAAAAATTAAATGAATTACGCTCCAGATTAATTAATTTATTAATCAATAAACGGCACCAAGCATTAACTAATATTGTGAGCCAGTTTGTTGGGTTAGGAATTGGGTTAACACCTTCGGGAGATGATTATTTAGTGGGACTGATGGCTTTTTTGTTGTTGAAACATCACCCTGCAAATTCCTTCTATCAGAGTTTTTATCAAGGAATTTATCAAAGCAAGGCGAATACAACACCCATCAGCGCCATCACGTTAGAAAAAGCATTAAACCAAGAGTATCGCGAAAATATGTATCAACTAATTCAATGTTTAGTTGATGGGCGAGAAACAAATATTTATCCACAAATTTTAGAGATTTTAAATATCGGGTCTAGTTCAGGTTGCGACATGCTATTTGGCATTCGCGATGCGCTGTTTCTGACTCATTATTTCGGAGAAACACATGTCGACTAA
- a CDS encoding ankyrin repeat domain-containing protein, producing MTEKTLVQDFLKAAEQGQLAILKSCLEKGVDINSTNRQGRTAIVNASLNQHYECVDFLIHAGADINKQDQTCFNPFLLSCLNNDLTLLRLVLPANPNLDLLTRFGGVGITPASEKGHVEIVRELLENTDINVNHTNFVGWTPLLEAIVLNDGGVKQQQIVKMLLEHGANPHMTDKYGKKPLELAQEKGYHEIAELLIAAGA from the coding sequence ATGACAGAAAAAACACTCGTTCAAGATTTTCTTAAAGCCGCAGAACAAGGCCAATTAGCTATTTTAAAAAGTTGCCTTGAAAAAGGTGTTGATATTAATAGCACCAATCGCCAAGGTCGCACTGCTATTGTAAATGCGAGTTTAAATCAGCACTATGAGTGTGTTGATTTTCTTATTCATGCGGGTGCTGATATTAATAAACAAGACCAAACTTGTTTTAATCCATTTTTATTAAGCTGCCTAAATAATGATTTAACATTATTACGTTTAGTATTACCGGCTAATCCTAATTTAGATTTGTTAACCCGTTTTGGTGGTGTTGGGATCACGCCAGCGAGTGAAAAAGGGCATGTGGAAATTGTGCGTGAATTACTGGAAAACACGGACATTAATGTTAACCACACCAACTTTGTCGGCTGGACTCCATTGCTAGAAGCGATTGTGCTGAATGATGGTGGTGTAAAACAGCAGCAAATCGTAAAAATGCTGTTAGAGCACGGTGCTAATCCACATATGACGGACAAATATGGCAAAAAACCGTTAGAGCTGGCACAGGAAAAAGGCTATCACGAAATCGCTGAATTACTGATTGCAGCGGGTGCGTAA